CGTCCCCGTCGAAGTCCGCGAAGACCCCACGCGCATGCGCCCGTCAGACGTCCCCGTCTTCTACGGCAGCAACGAATCACTCCGCGCCACCACCGCCTGGCAACCCCACATCCCCCTACGCCAATCCCTCCGCGAAATCTACGACACCGCCCAAGCTCATGCTTCGACAAGCTCAGCATGACAAACAACTGTGGTGTTGACTATAACTAAGGACAAGGAACAACCCCATTTGTCATCCTGAGCCTGTCGAAGGACGGCAAGCTCATGCTTCGACAAGCTCATGCTTCGACAGGCTCAGCATGACAACGGTGCCCCATTTGCTTTGTCATCCTGAGCCTGTCGAAGGACGGCGAGCTCGGTGTGACAAGGCTCGGCGTGGGGGTGGGCGGAACGTAATGCGGCGTGAGTGATCGACAGAATGATGAGTTTCAGGCGTTCGTCTTTAAGAATCGCGGCGCGCTGCTGACGATTCCGGCGGCGTTGTTGGCGGCGTTTGGAAAACCTAGCGCGCTGAGCGTGACGTTGGGATTGCCGATCGCGCTGGCGGGCGAGCTCGTGCGCTGTTGGGCCGTTGGGTATTCGGGCGTGACCACGCGCGGCGACCATGTTGAAGCGCCCGAGCTAATCTCGGCTGGGCCGTACGCGCACGTGCGCAATCCGCTCTACGTGGGCAATTTTATTACGGCGGTTGGCTTCGCGATCGCGTTTACCGGGAAGAACTCGTTCGCGCAGAAGCTCGTGCTGCGAGCGGCCGCGCTCGGCGTGATGGCCGGCGTGTATGCGACGATCATTCCGCATGAAGAACAGTTCTTACGCAAGGAGTTCGGCGCGGCGTTCGACCGGTATTGCGAAGAGGTTCCCCCGCTGATTCCGCTGGCCGATCCCGTGGCCGGCGGCAACGGTACGTGGAAGCCGGAAGTGATTCGATCGGCCGAGAGCAAGACGTTCGGGAGTTTCGCAGCGATGCTTGCGATACTGGCGTTTAAGGGCCGCAAGGGGTAGCGCTTCGCCGCTGCGTCCTTCGTCCTTTCGTCCTTCGTCCTTCGTCCTTCGACAAGCTCAGGATGACAAAAGGCATGACAATGTGATGACAATGGCATGACAACTAGGCGGCTGGTTCTGGCTTTGGGGCTTACGGCGGGGGTGGCGGCGCTGGAGTTTTGGGGTGGACTGCGGTCGGGGAGTTTGGCGCTGCTTACCGATGCGGTGCACGTCTGTATGGATGTGTTTGCGTTGGGGCTCGCGCTCGCGGCGCTTATCGGGGCACAGCGGCCGGCGAATCGGCGCAAGACGTTTGGATACGGGCGGCTCGAAGTGCTCGGCGCACTCGCAAACGGAACGCTGCTCTTCGCGGCAACCATCGTTATCGTTGTCGAAGCGGCGCACCGGTTCGTCGCGCCGAACGCGCCGCAGGGCGCGTTGATGTCGCTCGTGGCGTTCGCCGGTCTCGTCGTCAACGTGACGGTCGGTCTGCTGCTCTTGCGCGATGGCAAACACAATCTCAATGTTCGAGCGGCGCTCTATCACGTCGCCGGCGACACGCTCGGTGCGTTCGCGGTAATCGTGGGCGGTCTCGTCATTCTCGCGACGCATCGCGCGTGGATCGATCCGCTGCTCTCGCTCTTCGTCGCGGCGATTATCGTGATCGGCATCGTGCGCGTGCTGCGCGACGCGACCGACGTGCTGCTCGAAGGCGCGCCGCGCGGCGTCGATACGGCGGAGGTGCGCGCGCGGTTGAGCGACGTCGCCGGCGTGGTGGAAGTGCACGACCTGCATCTGTGGTCGATCGGTACCGGCGCCCGCGCGCTCTCCGCGCACGTGTTGCTCGACGATCGGCGCATCAGCGAGGCCACGTTCGTGTTGCGCGAGATCGAAGGGCTGGTCCGCGATCGCTACGCCGTGACGCACCTGACGATCCAGTTCGAATGTGAGTCCTGCGAGCCCGACGACCGCGTCATCTGCACGCAGCGCGGCACCGCCGGCTAGGCGACAAAAATCGCAAAGGCGGGGTTCGGGGGCGACTCGAACTTCGGACAGGTTATGAGTTCATCCATGCGTTCGAAAGCCGTCGTTCTCGCCAC
This genomic window from Candidatus Baltobacteraceae bacterium contains:
- a CDS encoding isoprenylcysteine carboxylmethyltransferase family protein encodes the protein MSDRQNDEFQAFVFKNRGALLTIPAALLAAFGKPSALSVTLGLPIALAGELVRCWAVGYSGVTTRGDHVEAPELISAGPYAHVRNPLYVGNFITAVGFAIAFTGKNSFAQKLVLRAAALGVMAGVYATIIPHEEQFLRKEFGAAFDRYCEEVPPLIPLADPVAGGNGTWKPEVIRSAESKTFGSFAAMLAILAFKGRKG
- a CDS encoding cation diffusion facilitator family transporter, which translates into the protein MTTRRLVLALGLTAGVAALEFWGGLRSGSLALLTDAVHVCMDVFALGLALAALIGAQRPANRRKTFGYGRLEVLGALANGTLLFAATIVIVVEAAHRFVAPNAPQGALMSLVAFAGLVVNVTVGLLLLRDGKHNLNVRAALYHVAGDTLGAFAVIVGGLVILATHRAWIDPLLSLFVAAIIVIGIVRVLRDATDVLLEGAPRGVDTAEVRARLSDVAGVVEVHDLHLWSIGTGARALSAHVLLDDRRISEATFVLREIEGLVRDRYAVTHLTIQFECESCEPDDRVICTQRGTAG